In a genomic window of Canis lupus dingo isolate Sandy chromosome 35, ASM325472v2, whole genome shotgun sequence:
- the LOC112674366 gene encoding putative olfactory receptor 2W6 codes for MENHNTSSFEGFILVGFSDHPHLELILFVVILTFYGLTLLGNMTIILLSALDSRLHTPMYFFLANLSFLDLCFTMGTIPQMLYNLWGSDKTISYLGCAIQLYFVLALGGVECVLLAVMAYDRYAAICRPLHYTVIMHPRLCGQLASVAWLSGFGNSLIMAPQTLMLPRCGHRRVNHFLCEMPALIGMACVDTMSLEALAFALAIFIILTPLILILISYGYIARAVFRIKSATGRKKAFNTCSSHLIVVSLFYGTIIYMYLQPANTYSQHQGKFLTLFYTIVTPSVNPLIYTLRNKDVKEAMKKVLGKGGTEV; via the coding sequence ATGGAGAATCACAACACAAGCTCTTTTGAAGGCTTCATCCTGGTGGGCTTCTCTGACCATCCCCACCTAGAGCTAATCCTCTTTGTGGTCATCCTCACTTTTTACGGGCTGACTCTTCTTGGCAATATGACCATCATCTTACTTTCTGCTCTGGATTCCCGGCTGCACACACCGATGTATTTCTTTTTGGCCAACCTCTCATTCCTGGACCTGTGTTTCACCATGGGCACCATCCCTCAGATGCTCTACAACCTTTGGGGCTCAGATAAGACTATCAGCTATCTGGGTTGTGCCATCCAGCTCTACTTCGTCCTGGCTCTAGGAGGGGTGGAGTGTGTCCTCCTGGCTGTGATGGCGTATGACCGCTATGCTGCAATCTGCAGACCCCTGCACTACACAGTCATCATGCACCCCCGACTCTGTGGGCAGCTGGCTTCAGTGGCATGGTTGAGTGGCTTTGGCAATTCTCTCATAATGGCACCCCAGACATTGATGCTACCCCGCTGTGGGCACAGGCGGGTGAACCACTTTCTCTGTGAGATGCCAGCACTAATTGGCATGGCCTGTGTAGATACCATGAGCCTCGAGGCACTGGCATTTGCCTTGGCCATCTTTATCATCCTGACACcactcatcctcatcctcatctctTATGGGTATATTGCACGAGCGGTATTTAGGATCAAGTCAGCTACAGGGCGAAAGAAAGCCTTTAACACGTGCAGCTCCCACCTAATTGTTGTCTCTCTCTTCTATGGCACAATCATATACATGTACCTCCAGCCAGCAAACACTTATTCCCAGCACCAGGGCAAGTTCCTCACTCTCTTCTACACAATCGTCACTCCCAGTGTTAACCCCCTGATCTACACACTGAGAAACAAGGATGTTAAAGAAGCCATGAAGAAGGTGCTAGGGAAGGGGGGTACAGAAGTATAG